The window GTCGCACCGAGAGCGTCGATGCGCCGCGCCTTGGCGAAGGCGCGCGACTGAGGATGGGGGGGGACACTCCCACCGGGGACATTCCTGATTCATCTCCGGGATGCGGGAGAGGAGTGTCCCCGCCCATCAGGAGTGTCCCCCTCGTTGCAAGAAGCGCAACGAAGCGGGAGCGGGGGGCCTGTCCCCGGGAGGGTCGGCAGCCGAGGCGAAGCGGATGCGCCGTCAGACCGCGAAGGACGACCGAGCACGGCGCAGGCGTACTTGCGGTACGCCGAGCCGGGCGCAGGGAGTCCGACAAAGGGCGGGCGGTGCGTTCCCTCGCCGCAGGCGCCGGTCGCCAACCGGGCTGCCTTTTCTGCTGCGACAAGCGATCCCCGGGCTGCATCGGGCATGCTCGTCGCTCGCTTGTGCGGCGTACTTGCCGTACGCCTCCGCGCTCGCTCCTGCGCTTGCCCGACTCGCCTCGGGTCTCCCTTGTCTCGCGACGAAACCCTTCCGGGGACCGGCCCCCTGCAGCGGCGCTCGAATGCCAAGGTATTTGCGAGACGGTGCACTACGCACCACCCGCTTTCCGTTTCATCCGGCCGATCTCCCGGAATTTCGCGTACCTGCGATCGAGAAGCTGCCGGGCGGGCAGGGACCGGACCGACGCGAGCGACTCGAGCAGGGCCGCCTTGACGGCTTCGGCGGCGGCCTTGTGGTCGCGGTGCGCCCCTCCCTCCGGCTCCGGGATGATCCGGTCCACCACGCCGAACTTCTTGAGATCCGGCGCGGTGATCTTCATCATCTCGGCGGCCGTCTCCGCCCGCGCGGTGTCCCGCCAGAGGATGGAGGCGCATCCCTCGGGGGAGATGACCGAGTAGATCGCGTATTCCATCATGAGGATCTCGTCCCCGACCCCCAGCGCCAGCGCGCCGCCGCTCCCCCCCTCGCCGATCACGACGACCACGAGCGGGGTATTCAGTTTCGCCATCTCGAGCAGGTTCCGGGCGATCGCCTCGGACTGTCCCCGCTCCTCCGCGCCGATCCCCGGGAAGGCCCCCGGCGTGTCGATGACCGTGACCACGGGAAGGCGGAACTTCTCGGCAAGCTTCATCAGCCGGAGCGCCTTGCGGTACCCCTCCGGGTGCGCCATCCCGAAGTTGCGGCGGATCTTCTCGGTGGTGTTCCTCCCTTTCTGCTGGCCGATGAGCATCACCTTTTCCGAGTCGAGCTCCGCGAAGCCGCCCACGATGGACGGGTCGTCCCGAAACGCCCGGTCCCCGTGGATCTCCAGGAAACTCTTGAAGCAAAGGTTTACGTACTCGAGCAGGTAGGGACGGTTCGGGTGGCGGGCCAGCTGGGTGATCTGCCATCGGGTCAGGTGGGAGAAGATCTCCTTCCGGATCTTGGCGATCTTCTTCTCCAGCTTCCCCGCCTCCTCGCGGAGGTTCTTGTCGGTCCCGTCGTCGATCCGGCGCAGCTGTTCCAGCCGGTTCTCCAGGTCGACGATCGGCCTCTCGAAATCGAGGTATTGGAGAATCATCCGCGCTCCTAGGTGGGGGTAAATACCCAATTTATGGGAAAAAGAG is drawn from Candidatus Deferrimicrobiaceae bacterium and contains these coding sequences:
- a CDS encoding acetyl-CoA carboxylase carboxyltransferase subunit alpha — encoded protein: MILQYLDFERPIVDLENRLEQLRRIDDGTDKNLREEAGKLEKKIAKIRKEIFSHLTRWQITQLARHPNRPYLLEYVNLCFKSFLEIHGDRAFRDDPSIVGGFAELDSEKVMLIGQQKGRNTTEKIRRNFGMAHPEGYRKALRLMKLAEKFRLPVVTVIDTPGAFPGIGAEERGQSEAIARNLLEMAKLNTPLVVVVIGEGGSGGALALGVGDEILMMEYAIYSVISPEGCASILWRDTARAETAAEMMKITAPDLKKFGVVDRIIPEPEGGAHRDHKAAAEAVKAALLESLASVRSLPARQLLDRRYAKFREIGRMKRKAGGA